The following proteins come from a genomic window of Mycobacterium sp. DL:
- a CDS encoding isocitrate lyase/phosphoenolpyruvate mutase family protein: MSDDDLKGRADALLALHRPGDPVILPTVWDAWSARMAVAAGFAALTVGSHPVADSVGKPDNEGMTFDDLITRVAQITAAVDVPISVDIESGYAETPGRLIEGLLSVGAVGLNIEDTVHSDGGRLRSSAEHAELVGGLRSAADSAGVHVVVNARTDLFLRQDGDEADRVDRAIARLIEAADAGADVLYPVGRHDAGTLKRLSDELPLPINAIALPDQDDPASFGPLGVGRISFGPFFQAALAARGKEILARWA; encoded by the coding sequence ATGTCTGACGACGACTTGAAGGGCCGTGCCGACGCGCTGCTGGCGCTGCACCGGCCCGGCGATCCGGTGATCCTGCCGACGGTGTGGGACGCGTGGTCCGCGCGGATGGCGGTTGCGGCCGGCTTCGCCGCACTCACCGTGGGCAGCCATCCGGTGGCCGACTCGGTCGGCAAGCCGGACAACGAGGGTATGACGTTCGACGATCTGATCACCCGGGTCGCACAGATCACCGCGGCGGTGGACGTGCCGATCTCGGTGGACATCGAGTCCGGGTACGCCGAGACGCCGGGGCGGCTGATCGAAGGACTGCTGTCCGTGGGCGCGGTCGGCCTCAACATCGAGGACACCGTGCACAGCGACGGCGGGCGGCTCCGCTCGTCCGCCGAGCATGCCGAACTCGTCGGCGGGTTGCGGTCGGCGGCCGACAGCGCCGGCGTGCACGTCGTGGTCAACGCCCGCACCGATCTGTTCCTGCGCCAGGACGGGGACGAAGCGGACCGCGTCGATCGGGCGATCGCCCGGCTCATCGAGGCCGCCGATGCCGGTGCCGACGTGCTGTACCCGGTCGGCCGCCACGATGCGGGCACCCTGAAACGCCTGTCCGACGAACTGCCGCTGCCGATCAACGCCATCGCGCTCCCGGATCAGGACGACCCCGCGTCGTTCGGCCCGCTCGGTGTCGGCCGGATCAGCTTCGGCCCGTTCTTCCAGGCGGCGTTGGCGGCGCGGGGCAAGGAGATTCTGGCGCGCTGGGCGTGA
- a CDS encoding sigma-70 family RNA polymerase sigma factor — translation MLAHDEHSEPADVDDRALAAAAAAGDRVAFETLIRRHGPALHRYARRMTRDDAAVQDIVQETFVAAWRQIDRFRGDSSPRTWLFAICARKVVDSHRIKRAVPLDDRLLDPADPSKMSDPFAAASNTEFLGALENALTELPPRQRAVWTLREVEELTFPQIATILSLSPDGARGHHHRARATLQQRLQRWR, via the coding sequence ATGCTGGCCCACGACGAGCACAGCGAGCCTGCCGATGTGGACGATCGAGCGCTCGCCGCCGCGGCCGCCGCCGGTGACCGGGTGGCCTTCGAAACCCTCATCCGACGCCACGGTCCTGCTCTTCACCGCTACGCGCGACGGATGACCCGCGACGACGCGGCAGTTCAGGACATCGTGCAGGAGACCTTCGTGGCCGCGTGGCGGCAGATCGACCGTTTCCGCGGCGACAGCAGTCCGCGAACCTGGCTGTTCGCGATCTGCGCGCGCAAGGTCGTCGACTCGCACCGCATCAAACGCGCCGTGCCGCTCGACGACCGCCTGCTCGACCCGGCCGACCCGTCGAAGATGTCCGATCCTTTCGCCGCGGCGTCCAACACCGAGTTCCTCGGCGCATTGGAGAACGCGCTGACCGAACTGCCACCTCGACAGCGCGCTGTGTGGACCCTGCGGGAGGTGGAGGAATTGACCTTCCCGCAGATCGCGACGATCCTGAGCCTGAGCCCCGACGGCGCGCGCGGACACCACCACCGAGCCCGCGCAACACTGCAACAAAGGCTGCAACGATGGCGATAG
- a CDS encoding Asp23/Gls24 family envelope stress response protein, which produces MSNTQATAPQTPSTSAVATHEGPLATSHGKTTIADTVVSKIAGLSAREVNGVHALGGSASRAVGALRERIPGATVNHAQGVSVEVGEKQAAIDIDIVAEYGVSIADLASGIRRNVIASIERMTGLEVVEVDITVHDVYVADEESDDDTDSRPARVE; this is translated from the coding sequence ATGAGCAACACGCAAGCAACGGCACCGCAGACACCGTCGACGTCGGCGGTGGCGACCCATGAAGGCCCGCTGGCCACCAGCCACGGCAAGACGACGATCGCCGACACCGTGGTCTCGAAGATCGCCGGGCTGTCCGCGCGCGAGGTCAACGGGGTGCACGCTCTCGGTGGCAGCGCCAGCCGGGCAGTGGGAGCGCTGCGGGAGCGCATTCCGGGTGCGACGGTCAACCACGCCCAGGGCGTGTCGGTCGAGGTGGGCGAGAAGCAGGCCGCCATCGACATCGACATCGTCGCCGAGTACGGGGTGTCCATCGCGGACCTGGCGTCCGGCATCCGCCGCAACGTGATCGCGTCCATCGAGCGGATGACCGGTCTCGAGGTGGTCGAGGTGGACATCACCGTCCATGACGTCTACGTCGCCGACGAGGAGTCCGACGACGACACCGACAGCCGGCCCGCCAGGGTCGAGTAG
- a CDS encoding Asp23/Gls24 family envelope stress response protein gives MPRASCEAGAVADEEIADDAGSRGSLTIRDKAVERVAFASALEADGVVRYSHGIGKLTGRELPRADVVVSGDHVRASVDVAVEWGKPLSGTAAEVRRRVTHGLSELSGLTVDGVDVHVHSVVPPNEGRAQGISQRTLL, from the coding sequence ATGCCACGAGCATCCTGCGAGGCCGGGGCCGTGGCTGACGAGGAGATCGCCGATGACGCGGGCTCCCGCGGAAGCCTGACGATCCGGGACAAAGCGGTGGAGCGGGTGGCCTTCGCCTCGGCTCTGGAGGCCGACGGCGTGGTGCGCTACAGCCACGGGATCGGGAAACTCACGGGCCGCGAGCTACCCCGCGCCGACGTCGTCGTCTCGGGCGACCATGTCCGAGCCAGCGTTGATGTCGCCGTCGAGTGGGGCAAGCCGCTGTCCGGCACCGCCGCCGAGGTGCGCCGCCGGGTGACCCATGGTCTGTCTGAACTCAGCGGCCTGACCGTCGACGGCGTCGATGTACACGTCCACAGCGTGGTTCCGCCCAATGAGGGCCGGGCACAGGGCATTTCACAGAGGACTTTGTTATGA
- a CDS encoding DUF6286 domain-containing protein — translation MSTAMDVTAMETTDAPSVRPGAQPLAPAGASYAGAALAVIVIALGGLGIREALVAAGWIGGQRWVADAVGAVDGAAPASWMTTAGVAVAVLGAVLVLLAVKPRRRRAVAVESQTAIYIDLSDVARIATAAAESVAGVTSARSTATRKKVTVRCSVTGFSDSTLAEKVDNAVSAELAGLRNTPRLKVRLAKGGRS, via the coding sequence ATGAGCACAGCAATGGACGTGACAGCCATGGAGACGACCGATGCGCCTTCGGTGCGCCCCGGCGCTCAGCCGTTGGCTCCCGCCGGAGCCAGCTACGCGGGCGCTGCGCTGGCTGTCATCGTGATCGCGCTGGGCGGCCTGGGAATCCGGGAGGCATTGGTCGCCGCAGGCTGGATCGGCGGACAGCGTTGGGTTGCCGACGCCGTCGGCGCGGTCGACGGTGCTGCGCCCGCCTCGTGGATGACCACTGCAGGTGTGGCCGTCGCTGTGCTGGGTGCGGTCCTGGTGCTGCTTGCGGTCAAGCCCCGTCGTCGTCGAGCGGTTGCGGTCGAATCGCAGACCGCGATCTACATCGACCTGAGCGACGTCGCCAGGATCGCCACCGCCGCAGCCGAATCGGTGGCCGGTGTCACCTCCGCCCGCAGCACCGCGACGCGGAAGAAGGTCACCGTCCGGTGCAGCGTGACCGGGTTCAGCGACTCGACGCTCGCCGAGAAAGTCGACAACGCCGTCAGCGCGGAGCTGGCGGGACTGCGTAACACGCCGCGCCTCAAGGTGCGGTTGGCGAAAGGAGGACGGTCATGA
- the nirB gene encoding nitrite reductase large subunit NirB has translation MALTSHVVVVGHGMVGHRFVEALRSRDTEGTWRVTVLAEEADAAYDRVGLTGYTEHWDRTRLALPGNDYSGDSLVDVRLGGRVAELDPAAKAVTTSDGTRIDYDALVLATGSYAFVPPVPGRDLPSCHVYRTLDDLDAIRADAARVCRSSATPVGVVIGGGLLGLEAANALRAFGLQPHVVEMAPRLMAQQLDEAGGALLGRMVTELGITVHAGVGTESIQPAQRNRPLRRSADDDSMRVTLSDGSFIDAGLVVFAAGVRPRDELAREAGLELADRGGVLTDRSCTTSDSSVYAIGEVAAIDGRCYGLVGPGYTSAEVVADRLLGGQAEFGEADMSTKLKLLGVDVASFGDAMGATAECLEVVVNDAVNQTYAKLVLSDDAKTLLGGILVGDATSYGVLRPMVGELLPGDPLALIAPAGSEGGGSGLGVGALPAGAQICSCNNVTKGDLTEAIGSGCCDVAELKKCTLAGTSCGSCVPLLKQLLEAEGVEQSKALCEHFGQSRAELFEIVSATDIRTFSALIERFGTGRGCDICKPVVASILASTSSEHILDGEQASLQDSNDHFLANIQKNGSYSIVPRVPGGDITPEHLILIGEIARDFDLYTKITGGQRIDMFGARVDQLPDIWRRLVDGGMESGHAYGKALRTVKSCVGSDWCRYGQQDSVQMAINLELRYRGLRAPHKIKMGVSGCARECAEARGKDVGVIATETGWNLYVGGNGGATPRHAELLAGDLDDDTLVRYIDRFLMFYVRTADRLQRTAPWVEERGLEHLREVVCDDSLGLADEFEAAIARHVENYACEWKGVLEDPDKLSRFVSFVNAPDIPDPTVEFTERSGRKVPIGMPKVGG, from the coding sequence ATGGCGTTGACATCGCACGTCGTGGTCGTCGGCCACGGCATGGTCGGTCACCGGTTCGTCGAGGCGCTGCGCTCACGCGACACCGAGGGGACCTGGCGGGTGACCGTGCTCGCAGAGGAGGCCGACGCGGCGTACGACCGCGTCGGCCTGACCGGCTACACCGAACACTGGGACCGGACCCGGCTGGCCCTGCCGGGCAACGACTATTCCGGTGACTCCCTGGTCGACGTCCGGCTCGGCGGCCGTGTCGCGGAGCTCGACCCGGCGGCCAAAGCGGTCACCACGTCCGACGGCACGCGGATCGACTACGACGCACTGGTGCTCGCGACGGGTTCGTACGCGTTCGTGCCGCCCGTGCCCGGGCGCGACCTGCCGTCCTGCCATGTGTACCGCACTCTCGATGACCTCGACGCGATCCGCGCCGACGCCGCGCGGGTGTGCCGGTCCAGTGCGACGCCGGTCGGCGTCGTGATCGGCGGCGGCCTGCTCGGCTTGGAGGCCGCCAACGCGCTGCGCGCCTTCGGCCTGCAACCGCACGTCGTCGAGATGGCGCCCCGGCTGATGGCGCAGCAACTCGACGAAGCGGGCGGCGCTCTGCTGGGCAGAATGGTCACCGAATTGGGCATCACCGTTCACGCCGGAGTCGGCACCGAGTCGATTCAGCCGGCCCAGCGCAATCGGCCGCTGCGACGGTCGGCCGACGACGACTCGATGCGGGTGACGTTGAGTGACGGCTCGTTCATCGACGCCGGACTCGTGGTCTTCGCTGCAGGCGTGCGCCCACGCGACGAGCTGGCCCGTGAGGCCGGCCTCGAGCTCGCTGACCGCGGCGGCGTACTGACCGACCGATCCTGCACCACAAGCGATTCCAGCGTCTACGCGATCGGGGAGGTCGCTGCGATCGACGGTCGGTGCTACGGCCTGGTGGGCCCCGGATACACCAGCGCCGAGGTCGTCGCGGACCGCCTACTGGGCGGGCAGGCCGAGTTCGGTGAGGCCGACATGTCCACCAAGCTCAAGTTGCTCGGTGTCGACGTCGCCAGCTTCGGCGACGCGATGGGTGCCACGGCGGAGTGCCTCGAGGTCGTCGTCAACGACGCCGTCAACCAGACCTACGCCAAGCTGGTGCTCTCCGACGACGCCAAGACGCTGCTCGGCGGCATCCTGGTCGGCGACGCCACGTCGTACGGGGTGTTGCGGCCGATGGTCGGAGAGTTGTTGCCCGGCGATCCGCTGGCACTGATCGCCCCGGCGGGGTCCGAGGGTGGCGGCTCCGGGCTCGGCGTCGGCGCGTTGCCTGCGGGCGCGCAGATCTGCTCCTGCAACAACGTCACGAAGGGCGACCTGACCGAGGCCATCGGCTCGGGCTGCTGCGACGTCGCCGAACTGAAGAAGTGCACGCTGGCCGGCACGTCGTGTGGCTCATGTGTGCCCCTGCTCAAGCAACTGCTCGAGGCCGAAGGAGTGGAACAGTCCAAGGCGCTGTGTGAACACTTCGGCCAGTCCCGGGCCGAGCTGTTCGAGATCGTCAGCGCGACCGACATCCGGACGTTCTCGGCGCTGATCGAGCGGTTCGGCACCGGCAGGGGCTGCGACATCTGCAAGCCGGTGGTGGCGTCGATCCTGGCGTCGACCAGTTCGGAGCACATCCTCGACGGCGAGCAGGCCTCCCTGCAGGACTCCAACGACCACTTCCTGGCCAACATCCAGAAGAACGGCAGCTACTCCATCGTGCCGCGGGTTCCTGGCGGTGACATCACGCCCGAACACCTCATCCTGATCGGTGAGATCGCCCGCGATTTCGACCTGTACACGAAGATCACCGGCGGTCAGCGCATCGACATGTTCGGCGCCAGGGTCGACCAATTGCCCGACATCTGGCGTCGGCTGGTCGACGGCGGGATGGAATCCGGGCACGCCTACGGCAAGGCGCTGCGCACCGTGAAGAGTTGTGTCGGCAGCGACTGGTGCCGCTACGGGCAACAGGATTCGGTGCAGATGGCCATCAACCTCGAGCTGCGTTACCGCGGGCTGCGGGCACCGCACAAGATCAAGATGGGGGTCTCCGGATGCGCCCGCGAATGCGCCGAGGCCCGCGGTAAGGATGTCGGGGTCATCGCGACCGAAACCGGCTGGAACCTGTATGTCGGCGGCAACGGCGGAGCGACGCCGCGGCACGCGGAACTGCTGGCCGGCGATCTCGACGACGACACCCTGGTGCGCTACATCGACCGGTTCCTGATGTTCTACGTCCGCACCGCAGATCGCCTGCAGCGCACCGCGCCCTGGGTGGAAGAACGGGGACTCGAGCACCTGCGCGAGGTGGTGTGCGACGACTCCCTGGGTCTGGCCGACGAGTTCGAGGCGGCGATCGCCCGGCATGTCGAGAACTACGCCTGCGAGTGGAAGGGCGTGCTCGAGGATCCGGACAAGCTGTCGAGGTTCGTGTCGTTCGTCAACGCGCCGGACATCCCCGATCCCACAGTCGAGTTCACGGAGCGGTCGGGCCGCAAGGTGCCGATCGGCATGCCGAAGGTCGGAGGGTAG
- the nirD gene encoding nitrite reductase small subunit NirD → MTLLDDIQVWTTACTLDFLQPCRGVGVLLPGGVQAALFRLDDGTLHAIGNIDPFSGAAVMSRGIVGDRGGRATVQSPLKKQAFALDDGTCLDNPEVSLPVYATRITPDGDVQIGS, encoded by the coding sequence ATGACGCTGCTCGACGACATCCAGGTGTGGACCACTGCGTGCACCCTCGACTTCCTGCAGCCGTGCCGCGGAGTGGGGGTGCTGCTGCCCGGGGGCGTACAGGCCGCGCTGTTCCGACTCGACGACGGAACCCTGCACGCGATCGGCAACATCGACCCGTTCTCCGGGGCCGCGGTGATGTCGCGGGGCATCGTCGGCGACCGCGGCGGTCGGGCCACGGTGCAGTCGCCGCTGAAGAAGCAGGCTTTCGCCCTCGACGACGGCACCTGTCTCGACAACCCCGAGGTCTCGCTGCCCGTCTACGCGACGCGGATCACCCCCGACGGCGACGTGCAAATCGGCTCCTGA
- the fdxA gene encoding ferredoxin: protein MTYVIGSACVDIVDKSCMQECPADCIYEGDRAMYINPNECVDCGACRIACRVDAIYYDADLPDEEAQFLEDNAAFFTLTLPGRDAPLGDPGGALKVGRVGADTPLVAALPPSTTQHP from the coding sequence ATGACCTACGTGATCGGTAGTGCGTGCGTGGACATCGTCGACAAGTCCTGCATGCAGGAATGCCCGGCCGACTGCATCTACGAGGGCGATCGGGCGATGTACATCAACCCCAACGAGTGCGTGGACTGCGGTGCCTGCCGCATCGCGTGCCGGGTGGACGCCATCTACTACGACGCCGACCTGCCCGATGAGGAGGCGCAGTTCCTCGAGGACAACGCCGCCTTCTTCACGCTGACGCTTCCGGGTCGTGATGCGCCATTGGGAGACCCGGGCGGCGCGCTGAAGGTGGGACGCGTCGGCGCCGACACCCCGCTGGTCGCGGCACTACCGCCGTCGACGACCCAACACCCCTAA
- a CDS encoding sirohydrochlorin chelatase — protein sequence MSLLLVAHGTRKQSGVSLIGDLAATVSDAVDQPVHVAFVDVLGPTPGELLAATLDRPTVLVPAFLAHGYHVTSDIPAHVQASGHRDVTVTRALGPDPELIRVLVDRLIECGWRPGDSVILAAAGTSDPAAMRDLHTTATWLSAMVGSRVELAFAATGEPRVADAVAAARARGGRVVVASYLLSEGLFQDRLRDSGADLVTDPLGTHPRVARLITNRFVRAGVPGAITRRNGIPRGLQATFRAWNTVSAKG from the coding sequence ATGAGCCTGCTGCTGGTGGCGCACGGCACCCGCAAGCAGAGCGGGGTGTCCCTGATCGGCGACCTCGCCGCGACGGTCTCCGACGCGGTGGACCAACCGGTGCACGTCGCGTTCGTCGACGTCCTGGGTCCGACGCCCGGCGAGCTGCTCGCCGCGACCCTGGACCGGCCGACCGTGCTGGTGCCGGCCTTTCTGGCCCACGGCTACCACGTCACCAGCGACATCCCGGCTCACGTGCAGGCCAGTGGCCATCGCGACGTCACCGTCACCCGGGCTCTGGGTCCCGATCCTGAGCTGATCCGGGTGCTCGTCGATCGATTGATCGAATGTGGCTGGCGCCCCGGCGATTCGGTGATCCTCGCGGCCGCCGGGACATCGGATCCGGCGGCGATGCGCGATCTGCACACGACGGCGACCTGGCTGTCGGCGATGGTCGGGTCGCGGGTCGAGCTGGCGTTCGCCGCCACCGGTGAGCCGCGGGTGGCCGACGCGGTCGCGGCGGCACGCGCGCGGGGCGGCCGAGTTGTGGTGGCGTCATACCTGTTGTCCGAGGGGCTGTTCCAGGATCGATTGCGCGACAGCGGCGCCGATCTGGTCACGGACCCGTTGGGCACCCATCCCCGGGTCGCGCGATTGATCACCAACCGATTCGTCCGCGCCGGGGTGCCCGGCGCCATCACCCGCCGAAACGGTATTCCACGCGGGCTTCAGGCGACATTTCGCGCATGGAATACAGTTTCGGCGAAGGGTTAG
- a CDS encoding uroporphyrinogen-III synthase, with translation MSEPDWSPLTGFRVAVTSARRAEELGALLKRRGATVTAAAAIEMVPLPDDNELRQRTQALIDSPPDIVVATTGIGFRGWIAAADGWGLATELTAALSKARIVSRGPKATGALRAGGLPEEWSPESESSREVLHYLREGGIAGARIAVQLHGATADWDPFPEFLDELRAAGAEVVPIRVYRWHSAPRNGEFDQLVAGIAEQKFDAVSFTSAPAVASVLMRATEMGIEAEVLAALRTTVHAMCVGPVTARPLVRVGVPTSAPERMRLGALARHITDELPLLQARTIRVAGHLLEIRGTCVLVDGAVRTLSPAAMATIRALAQHPGAVVSRTDLLRALPGSGTDTHAVETAVLRLRTALGDKKMVATVVKRGYRLPVDEAQAS, from the coding sequence ATGAGTGAGCCGGACTGGTCGCCGCTCACCGGATTCAGGGTCGCGGTGACATCAGCGCGGCGCGCCGAGGAACTGGGCGCGCTGCTGAAGCGTCGTGGCGCGACCGTCACCGCCGCGGCGGCGATCGAGATGGTGCCCCTGCCCGATGACAACGAGCTGCGCCAGCGCACCCAGGCGCTGATCGACTCTCCACCGGACATCGTCGTCGCCACCACCGGCATCGGCTTCCGCGGCTGGATCGCGGCCGCCGACGGATGGGGCCTGGCCACCGAGCTCACCGCGGCGCTGAGCAAAGCCCGCATCGTGTCCCGCGGCCCGAAAGCCACCGGCGCGCTGCGTGCCGGAGGCCTACCCGAGGAGTGGTCCCCGGAGTCGGAGTCCTCCCGCGAGGTGCTGCACTACCTGCGCGAGGGCGGCATCGCCGGAGCGCGAATCGCCGTGCAACTGCACGGAGCCACCGCGGATTGGGACCCGTTCCCCGAGTTCCTCGACGAATTGCGGGCTGCCGGAGCAGAAGTGGTGCCGATCCGGGTGTACCGCTGGCATTCGGCGCCACGCAACGGCGAGTTCGACCAACTGGTGGCCGGGATCGCCGAGCAGAAGTTCGACGCGGTCAGTTTCACCTCGGCACCCGCGGTGGCCTCGGTGCTGATGAGGGCCACGGAGATGGGCATCGAGGCAGAGGTGCTCGCGGCGCTTCGCACCACTGTGCACGCGATGTGTGTGGGTCCGGTGACCGCGCGCCCGCTGGTGCGGGTCGGGGTGCCGACCTCCGCACCGGAGCGCATGCGACTGGGCGCGCTGGCCCGTCACATCACCGACGAACTGCCACTGCTCCAGGCGCGCACGATCCGGGTTGCCGGTCACCTGCTGGAGATCCGCGGCACGTGTGTCCTGGTCGACGGCGCGGTGAGGACACTGTCGCCGGCGGCGATGGCGACGATCCGGGCGCTGGCACAGCACCCCGGGGCGGTGGTGTCGCGTACCGACCTGTTGCGGGCGCTGCCGGGCAGCGGCACCGACACACACGCGGTCGAGACTGCGGTGCTGCGGCTGCGAACCGCGTTGGGCGACAAGAAGATGGTGGCGACAGTGGTCAAACGCGGCTACCGGCTCCCCGTTGACGAGGCCCAGGCGTCATGA
- a CDS encoding GNAT family N-acetyltransferase, whose product MRARLVHTSDLDDETREHARLMVIDAFDGTFTDADWEHTLGGMHAVICQRGALIGHAAVVQRRLLYGDTALRCGYVEGVAVREDHRGQGLGAALMDAAEQVIRGGYHLGALSASDLGRPLYAARGWLPWEGPTSVLAPDGRTRTPDDDGSLLVLPAELPAAVTLDPGAPIACDWRDGDVW is encoded by the coding sequence GTGCGTGCCCGCCTCGTCCACACCTCCGATCTCGACGACGAAACTCGCGAACATGCCCGATTGATGGTCATCGACGCGTTCGACGGCACGTTCACCGACGCCGACTGGGAGCACACGCTCGGCGGAATGCACGCGGTGATCTGCCAGCGTGGCGCCCTGATCGGGCACGCGGCGGTCGTGCAGCGTCGGCTTCTGTACGGCGACACCGCGCTGCGGTGCGGTTACGTCGAGGGCGTCGCGGTGCGCGAAGACCACCGCGGTCAGGGTCTCGGGGCGGCGCTGATGGATGCCGCCGAGCAGGTCATTCGCGGCGGCTACCACCTCGGTGCGCTCAGCGCGAGCGACCTGGGTAGGCCGCTGTACGCGGCCAGGGGATGGCTGCCCTGGGAGGGGCCGACGTCGGTGCTGGCACCGGATGGCCGCACCCGCACACCCGACGACGACGGGTCGCTGCTGGTGCTGCCCGCCGAACTGCCGGCAGCCGTGACGCTCGACCCGGGCGCCCCGATCGCATGCGACTGGCGCGACGGCGACGTCTGGTGA